A portion of the bacterium genome contains these proteins:
- a CDS encoding ATP-binding protein, giving the protein MKAGFLEKLISRLDRLDPESVQTHFLRLAKEKGLLETIFQSIQEGVVVLDGKGTITYTNRAAGEFIGFNHTTAIGKPMSKFLREIDWNRILNLDTGEWTKLSSHQIEVRYPEPRVLNFYVVPLSAVESNEKGAVIILRDVTRDRAQEASLVESERLNAVRLLAAGVAHEIGNPLNALNIHLQLLDRELKKNSHGNRANLLELVDVARNEVTRLDLIITQFLKAIRPSKPNLVKNQVSTIIKETLALLKQEIENRGAHVELELPTDLPAIQVDKDQIKQAFFNIVKNALQAMPDGGLLRITAAASDRFLALAFRDNGSGISPEDIGHIFEPYYTTKSKGSGIGLMIVQRIIQDHGGRMDVHSEPGVGTTFTLFLPLEERRVRLLKPHNRSKSSHEESL; this is encoded by the coding sequence ATGAAAGCTGGATTTTTAGAAAAACTCATTTCGCGACTGGATCGGCTTGACCCGGAAAGTGTTCAGACTCATTTCCTGCGGTTGGCCAAGGAAAAGGGGTTGTTGGAGACGATTTTCCAGTCGATTCAGGAAGGAGTCGTGGTGCTCGACGGCAAAGGGACCATTACCTACACCAATCGGGCTGCTGGGGAATTTATCGGATTTAACCACACCACGGCCATTGGGAAGCCGATGAGCAAGTTCCTGAGGGAAATCGACTGGAACCGGATCCTGAACCTGGATACCGGCGAATGGACCAAGCTCAGCAGCCACCAGATTGAAGTGCGTTACCCCGAACCCCGCGTCCTGAATTTCTATGTAGTCCCCCTTTCCGCCGTCGAGAGTAACGAAAAAGGGGCGGTCATCATCTTGCGTGATGTGACCCGTGACCGTGCCCAGGAAGCCTCTCTGGTGGAATCGGAGCGGCTCAATGCCGTGCGCCTGCTGGCCGCCGGAGTCGCCCATGAGATCGGCAATCCCCTGAATGCGCTGAACATCCATCTCCAGTTGCTTGACCGGGAACTGAAAAAAAACAGTCATGGCAACCGGGCCAATCTGCTTGAACTGGTGGACGTCGCCCGCAATGAGGTCACCCGCCTGGATCTGATCATTACCCAATTCCTCAAGGCCATCCGGCCCTCAAAGCCCAATCTGGTCAAAAATCAGGTATCTACGATCATCAAGGAAACCCTCGCCCTGCTGAAGCAGGAAATTGAAAACCGGGGCGCCCATGTTGAACTGGAGCTCCCGACGGATCTGCCGGCCATCCAGGTGGATAAAGACCAGATCAAGCAGGCCTTCTTCAATATTGTCAAAAATGCCCTGCAGGCGATGCCGGATGGCGGACTCCTCCGGATTACTGCCGCCGCCTCGGACCGCTTCCTGGCATTGGCCTTCCGGGATAATGGGTCCGGGATCTCCCCAGAGGATATCGGCCACATTTTCGAACCTTATTACACCACCAAATCCAAGGGATCCGGGATCGGCCTGATGATCGTTCAACGGATTATCCAGGATCATGGTGGCCGCATGGATGTCCACAGCGAACCGGGTGTAGGGACCACTTTCACCCTGTTCCTGCCGTTGGAGGAACGGCGCGTCCGCCTTCTGAAACCGCATAACCGTTCAAAATCGTCTCATGAGGAATCCCTATGA
- a CDS encoding sigma-54 dependent transcriptional regulator, whose translation MTPRRTVLIVDDDKNTREGLKRALQGLYEVVLADSAEKALPLLDERTVDIVLSDIRMSGMDGMTLLPRITARSNPPIVIMLTAYGNVETAVEAIKLGAYDFLTKPVNLDHLDLLIKRALRTHEVESENLNLRAQLDSRFGLENIVGQSAAIQEIFDVIKQAAPSQATILIQGESGTGKELVAHAIHQLSSRSKGPFIPVHCAALAPTLMESELFGHEKGAFTGAAERRRGRFEMADGGTLFLDEISEIPTTIQVKLLRILEERQFERVGGHQTLDVDIRLIAATNADLGAMIKAKTFRDDLFFRLDVVSITLPPLRKRADDIPLLFAHFLKEFNSKNNKQIEDITPEAMDMLTAYAWPGNVREFRNVIERMVVLARAPRLTVRDLPHSIKSAVQGEAPELAHGLKGEHTRSAPASMAEGERLMIYAALKKNNGNRTLASEQLGISRRTLQRKLKEYRSLPPE comes from the coding sequence ATGACCCCGCGCCGCACCGTACTGATCGTGGATGACGACAAAAACACGCGGGAGGGCCTGAAGCGGGCCCTGCAGGGGCTTTATGAGGTCGTTCTGGCCGATAGTGCCGAAAAGGCGCTACCGCTGCTTGATGAGCGCACGGTGGACATTGTCCTGAGCGATATCCGCATGTCGGGGATGGACGGCATGACGCTCCTGCCGCGCATCACGGCCCGCAGCAACCCGCCCATCGTCATCATGCTCACCGCCTACGGCAATGTGGAGACGGCCGTTGAGGCCATCAAGCTGGGGGCTTATGATTTCCTGACCAAGCCGGTCAATCTGGATCATCTCGACCTGCTGATCAAGCGCGCCCTGCGCACGCATGAGGTGGAAAGTGAAAACCTGAACCTGCGGGCCCAACTGGACAGCCGGTTCGGTCTTGAAAACATTGTGGGCCAGTCCGCGGCGATCCAGGAAATCTTTGACGTCATCAAGCAGGCCGCCCCTTCACAGGCGACCATTCTGATTCAAGGCGAAAGCGGGACGGGCAAGGAGTTGGTGGCCCATGCCATCCATCAATTGAGCAGCCGGTCCAAAGGGCCCTTTATCCCCGTGCACTGTGCCGCATTGGCCCCCACCCTGATGGAGAGCGAGTTGTTCGGACATGAAAAAGGGGCCTTCACCGGGGCGGCGGAACGGCGGCGCGGACGCTTCGAGATGGCGGATGGCGGGACCTTGTTCCTCGATGAAATTTCAGAAATCCCCACCACTATCCAGGTCAAACTGCTACGCATCCTTGAAGAGCGCCAGTTTGAGCGGGTGGGCGGCCACCAGACCCTGGATGTGGATATCCGCCTGATTGCCGCCACCAACGCCGATCTGGGCGCGATGATAAAGGCCAAAACCTTCCGCGATGACCTGTTTTTCCGGTTGGATGTCGTGTCCATCACCCTCCCCCCCCTGCGGAAACGCGCGGATGATATTCCCCTGCTCTTCGCTCACTTCCTCAAGGAATTCAATTCCAAAAACAATAAGCAGATTGAAGACATCACGCCCGAAGCCATGGATATGCTGACCGCCTATGCCTGGCCGGGGAATGTGCGGGAATTCCGCAACGTGATTGAGCGCATGGTCGTTCTGGCACGGGCACCCCGTCTGACGGTGCGGGATCTCCCCCACTCCATCAAATCCGCAGTCCAGGGGGAGGCGCCGGAGTTGGCGCATGGGCTCAAAGGCGAGCACACCCGTTCCGCCCCGGCCTCCATGGCCGAAGGGGAACGCCTCATGATTTATGCGGCACTGAAGAAAAATAATGGCAACCGGACCCTGGCCTCAGAGCAACTGGGCATCAGCCGGCGCACCCTCCAGCGCAAACTCAAGGAGTACCGGTCTTTGCCCCCGGAGTGA
- a CDS encoding homocysteine S-methyltransferase family protein: MKPADHELLIFDGATGTQLQGKTIPASAWEGKEGCNEFLNLSAPDIITGLHQEFLDAGAQVVETNTFGASRIVLDEYGIGDRTAEINAAAVVNARKAIAGRPGRYVCGSLGPTTKLPSLGHISPDALNAAYREQLTALVEAGVDLLLLETCQDLFQIKLALITCFETLEHLVREVPVMVSATLERTGTMLVGTDIAAAAVTLEPFPLFSFGLNCATGPADMVSHIHYLQHQWPGRISVMPNQGLPEIVNGQTAYRLQPAEFARQMRVFVADYGVSIVGGCCGTTPAHIRALAEAVRDVHPAARTVDS; the protein is encoded by the coding sequence ATGAAACCGGCTGATCATGAATTGTTGATATTTGATGGCGCTACGGGCACCCAGCTTCAGGGGAAGACGATTCCCGCTTCTGCCTGGGAAGGCAAAGAGGGCTGTAACGAGTTCCTGAATCTCTCCGCTCCCGACATCATTACGGGACTGCATCAGGAATTCCTGGATGCCGGCGCGCAGGTCGTCGAAACGAATACGTTCGGCGCTTCGCGCATCGTGCTGGATGAATATGGCATCGGGGACCGTACCGCTGAAATCAACGCCGCCGCCGTCGTCAATGCGCGCAAGGCGATTGCCGGGCGGCCCGGCCGCTATGTCTGTGGGTCGCTGGGCCCCACCACCAAGTTGCCATCCCTGGGCCATATTTCGCCGGACGCCTTGAATGCCGCCTATCGCGAACAGTTGACGGCCCTGGTTGAGGCCGGTGTGGATCTCCTGTTACTCGAAACCTGTCAGGATCTGTTCCAGATCAAGCTGGCGCTGATTACCTGCTTTGAGACCCTGGAACATCTGGTCCGGGAGGTGCCGGTCATGGTGTCGGCGACGCTGGAACGAACCGGAACCATGCTGGTGGGCACGGACATTGCCGCGGCGGCGGTGACACTCGAGCCGTTCCCGCTCTTCTCGTTCGGGCTCAATTGCGCGACCGGGCCGGCTGACATGGTTTCGCATATACATTACCTTCAACATCAGTGGCCGGGTCGCATCTCCGTGATGCCGAACCAGGGCCTTCCTGAAATTGTGAACGGACAGACCGCCTATCGCCTTCAACCCGCTGAGTTTGCCCGGCAGATGCGGGTGTTCGTGGCCGATTATGGCGTCAGCATTGTGGGGGGCTGTTGTGGAACGACGCCGGCGCATATCCGCGCCCTGGCCGAGGCCGTGCGGGATGTTCATCCGGCAGCAAGGACGGTGGACTCATGA
- a CDS encoding vitamin B12 dependent-methionine synthase activation domain-containing protein: MKPALASLYQAVDLRQEIPPLLIGERMNTNGSKRFRELLLADDFQGCVEVGLEQEKRGAHILDLCVAYAGRDEKADMLEMVGRLRGTVKLPLLIDSTTPDVIEAALRIYPGRCMVNSINLEDGGKAIRKVCALLKKYGASTVALTIGPKGMAMTAADKVIIARQIHDVAVGEFGLRPQDLLFDALTFTIGAGDETLRDAAIQTLDGIRGIKAALPGVGCVLGLSNISFGLAPASRKVLNSVFLHEAVLAGLDAAIVDPGNILPLARIGAIERELCLDLLYNRQKDPLRTPLMLFIDHFQRLSGSEVKSDKKAEDEHRPADQALTARIVEGSKEGLEDLLAILLLRMPAVEIINRILIPAMRHVGELFGRGELLLPFVLQSAEAMKRSVSILEPHMPLVQEGHATRILLATVQGDVHDIGKNLVDIILTNNGYQVFNLGIKVPAETIIQQAIEKKVQVIGLSGLLVKSALVMKESMQQYREAGLGIPILLGGAALTKKFVATECGPSYDAPVVYCADAFAGLQAVRDHEAGKLKGTTFDTTAPAALKPGVKTVDLDRSNVVPTPPFFGFKHVSDIPLSALYPYVNTQALFRGRWGYRRAKLSAAEYDKLIADKVQPLYERLVRESATEGWLKPQAAYGYFHCFSRGNELIVRDENREFLFGFPRQGEAPNLCIADYFKTEAEGGDLVGFFVVTMGGAIAEKTRLLYESNQYHDYLMIHAFGVELTDALAEYWHTVMRRELGIAGREPTDTSGFVTQEYQGSRYGFGYPACPDMEAHKPVFALLHPEALGLGLTENMQMTPEFSTSALIAHHPQAKYFAV; the protein is encoded by the coding sequence ATGAAGCCGGCGTTAGCGAGTCTTTATCAGGCGGTGGATCTGCGGCAGGAGATCCCCCCGTTGCTGATCGGCGAGCGCATGAATACCAATGGCTCGAAGCGTTTCCGTGAATTGTTGCTGGCCGATGATTTCCAGGGCTGTGTCGAAGTCGGGCTGGAGCAGGAAAAACGGGGCGCCCACATTCTGGACCTTTGCGTGGCGTATGCGGGGCGTGACGAGAAGGCCGATATGCTCGAAATGGTGGGGCGGCTCAGGGGGACGGTTAAACTGCCGTTACTGATTGACTCCACCACACCGGATGTCATTGAAGCCGCATTGCGCATTTATCCCGGACGGTGCATGGTTAATTCCATCAACCTTGAGGACGGCGGCAAAGCCATCCGCAAGGTGTGCGCCCTGCTCAAGAAATACGGGGCTTCCACCGTGGCCCTTACGATTGGCCCGAAGGGGATGGCCATGACGGCTGCCGACAAGGTCATCATCGCGCGGCAGATTCATGATGTGGCCGTGGGTGAATTCGGGTTGCGGCCCCAGGATTTATTGTTTGATGCGCTGACCTTCACCATCGGGGCAGGGGATGAAACGCTGCGGGATGCGGCCATCCAGACGCTGGACGGGATCCGGGGCATCAAGGCCGCGCTGCCGGGGGTGGGCTGTGTGCTGGGCTTGAGCAACATCTCGTTCGGGCTCGCGCCGGCCAGCCGGAAAGTCCTTAACTCGGTTTTCTTGCACGAGGCGGTCCTGGCCGGACTGGATGCGGCGATTGTGGACCCCGGCAACATTTTGCCACTGGCCCGGATTGGCGCCATTGAGCGTGAGCTCTGCCTGGATCTGCTCTACAACCGTCAGAAGGATCCGCTGCGCACCCCGCTGATGCTTTTCATTGATCACTTCCAACGTCTGTCCGGGAGTGAAGTGAAGTCTGATAAAAAGGCTGAGGATGAGCATCGTCCCGCCGACCAGGCCTTGACAGCGCGCATTGTGGAAGGCTCCAAGGAGGGGTTGGAGGATCTTCTGGCCATCCTGCTGCTGCGGATGCCCGCCGTGGAGATCATTAACCGCATCCTGATTCCTGCGATGCGTCATGTGGGCGAATTGTTCGGACGGGGCGAGCTGCTGTTGCCGTTTGTGTTGCAAAGTGCCGAGGCCATGAAGCGGTCGGTGTCGATTCTGGAACCCCATATGCCGTTGGTACAGGAAGGCCACGCCACGCGGATCCTGCTGGCCACGGTGCAGGGGGATGTCCATGATATCGGTAAAAATCTGGTGGATATTATTCTGACGAATAACGGCTATCAGGTCTTCAACCTGGGTATCAAGGTGCCGGCCGAGACTATTATCCAGCAGGCGATTGAGAAGAAGGTTCAAGTCATTGGCCTGAGTGGACTGTTGGTGAAATCCGCGCTGGTGATGAAAGAAAGCATGCAGCAGTATCGCGAGGCCGGGCTGGGCATTCCGATCCTGCTGGGTGGTGCGGCGTTGACCAAGAAATTCGTTGCCACAGAATGCGGCCCGTCGTATGACGCTCCCGTGGTTTACTGTGCCGATGCCTTTGCCGGGCTTCAGGCGGTGCGCGATCACGAGGCCGGTAAACTCAAGGGGACCACCTTTGATACCACGGCGCCTGCCGCGTTAAAGCCCGGAGTCAAGACAGTGGACCTGGACCGGTCCAATGTGGTGCCCACCCCGCCTTTTTTCGGGTTCAAGCATGTGTCTGATATTCCGTTGTCGGCGCTATATCCCTACGTCAATACCCAGGCGCTGTTCCGCGGACGCTGGGGGTATCGCCGGGCGAAGCTTTCGGCGGCGGAGTATGACAAGCTGATTGCCGACAAGGTGCAGCCCCTGTATGAGCGGCTGGTTCGGGAAAGTGCGACGGAGGGATGGCTTAAGCCGCAGGCGGCCTATGGCTATTTCCACTGCTTCAGTCGAGGAAATGAGCTGATTGTCCGCGACGAGAACCGGGAGTTCTTATTTGGCTTTCCCCGGCAGGGCGAGGCGCCCAACCTCTGTATTGCCGATTATTTCAAGACGGAAGCCGAGGGGGGCGATCTGGTCGGCTTTTTTGTGGTCACCATGGGGGGCGCGATCGCCGAGAAGACACGCCTACTCTATGAGTCCAATCAATATCACGATTACCTCATGATTCATGCCTTTGGGGTGGAGTTGACGGATGCCCTGGCGGAATACTGGCATACGGTGATGCGGCGTGAACTCGGGATTGCGGGCCGGGAACCGACGGATACCTCAGGGTTTGTCACCCAGGAGTATCAGGGCTCCCGCTACGGCTTCGGCTATCCCGCCTGCCCGGATATGGAGGCGCATAAGCCGGTGTTCGCCTTGCTGCATCCCGAGGCACTTGGGTTGGGCCTTACTGAGAATATGCAAATGACGCCCGAGTTCAGCACTTCTGCGCTCATTGCCCATCATCCCCAGGCAAAATATTTTGCCGTCTAG
- the ygiD gene encoding 4,5-DOPA dioxygenase extradiol: MTTVKTLGQILKKEDGPTPKMPVLFAGHGSPMNAIEDNEFSRAWAVLGSAPPRPRAILCISAHWETDGTRVTAMPKPKTIHDFGGFPSELYNKQYPADGSPAWAQTTCETIHSVHVEPDLTWGLDHGTWSVLCRMFPAADVPVFQLSLDRKLPPRRHYELGRELAPLRERGLMIIGSGNIVHNLGMLQWSDKPYDWAVEFDATAKTLIEKQDHNALIHYDRLGSQAALAIPTNEHYLPMLYTLGLQDKNESLTFFTEKVVLGSISMRGFKIG, encoded by the coding sequence ATGACAACTGTAAAGACCTTGGGACAGATACTGAAAAAAGAGGATGGACCCACTCCTAAAATGCCGGTGCTTTTTGCCGGCCATGGCAGTCCCATGAATGCGATCGAGGACAATGAATTCAGCCGCGCGTGGGCGGTTCTGGGATCGGCACCGCCACGGCCCCGCGCGATCCTTTGCATCTCCGCGCACTGGGAAACGGATGGCACCCGGGTGACCGCCATGCCCAAACCTAAAACCATCCACGACTTCGGGGGATTCCCCTCCGAGCTTTATAACAAACAATACCCGGCCGATGGCTCCCCCGCGTGGGCACAGACCACCTGCGAAACGATCCATTCGGTCCATGTCGAGCCGGACCTGACCTGGGGGCTGGATCATGGAACATGGTCCGTACTGTGCCGCATGTTTCCCGCCGCGGACGTGCCGGTCTTCCAGCTCAGCCTTGATCGCAAACTTCCACCCCGCCGGCATTACGAGCTCGGCCGCGAGCTTGCTCCATTACGCGAGAGAGGGCTAATGATCATCGGCAGCGGAAACATAGTCCATAATCTGGGCATGCTGCAGTGGTCGGACAAGCCCTACGACTGGGCGGTGGAATTTGATGCAACCGCGAAGACGCTGATAGAAAAACAGGATCATAACGCGCTGATTCATTATGACCGCCTGGGATCCCAGGCCGCGCTGGCCATCCCCACCAACGAGCATTATCTCCCCATGCTGTATACCTTGGGGCTTCAGGACAAGAATGAGTCACTGACGTTTTTTACAGAAAAAGTCGTCCTCGGCTCCATTTCCATGCGCGGCTTCAAAATCGGATGA
- a CDS encoding rubredoxin: MTIPTQRYICTHCGYIYDPAKGDPMNEILPGVAFEDLPEEWVCPICYVTRDNFDPLD, from the coding sequence ATGACCATCCCCACGCAACGTTATATTTGCACCCACTGCGGTTATATCTATGATCCGGCCAAAGGCGACCCGATGAATGAGATTCTCCCCGGAGTCGCCTTCGAGGATCTCCCGGAAGAATGGGTTTGCCCCATCTGTTACGTAACCAGAGACAATTTCGACCCGCTGGATTAG
- a CDS encoding tetratricopeptide repeat protein: MKQIIRVFLVMTLLVGGGMQGFGAGPVTNVAPQAGEWLKKAYMAVVEAELARADHYNTDAAKSYREALGYYSRLTTAYPGWQTSMISLRVAECQTALTELELPKEPEAAHDKTGEMGGLATNSANRVQVLMGELREVQAALAQINTTETESKARQLQADRDRLQEEVVEAAKANQLMQRKVAKLEAKLGKSGTSTNAMCRAVAAAVKTEANGLMKTNDVAPAIALLTEAIELMPSETDLVVLLAVADCRAGRFDQAVKLMMPFDVWRAKNADALLTLGTAYMGLGEIGKARDAMEKVLAIKPDSAEAHYNLAQILITIAPPDITLSQEHYQRAIELGCSVDLDYENALRTAMIIQKMKKKLGADKNRTTTRASKSDVVTPGAKTGTP; encoded by the coding sequence ATGAAACAGATAATCAGAGTATTCTTAGTGATGACCCTCCTGGTCGGGGGTGGGATGCAGGGCTTCGGGGCCGGGCCGGTAACCAATGTGGCGCCTCAAGCCGGCGAATGGCTCAAAAAAGCCTATATGGCCGTGGTGGAGGCCGAGCTGGCGAGGGCGGACCATTATAATACGGATGCCGCGAAGTCCTATCGGGAGGCGCTCGGATACTATTCACGGCTGACGACGGCCTATCCCGGCTGGCAGACCTCCATGATCAGTCTGCGGGTGGCAGAATGCCAGACCGCCTTGACCGAGCTGGAGCTACCGAAGGAACCGGAGGCGGCTCATGACAAAACGGGAGAGATGGGGGGCCTGGCGACCAATTCCGCGAATCGGGTGCAGGTCCTGATGGGTGAGCTTCGTGAAGTTCAGGCGGCATTGGCGCAGATAAATACCACTGAGACTGAATCCAAAGCCCGGCAGTTGCAGGCGGACCGGGACCGACTGCAAGAGGAGGTCGTTGAGGCTGCTAAAGCTAATCAGCTCATGCAACGCAAGGTTGCAAAACTGGAAGCCAAACTGGGTAAATCCGGGACCAGTACGAATGCCATGTGCCGGGCAGTGGCGGCGGCGGTGAAAACCGAGGCTAACGGCCTGATGAAAACGAATGATGTCGCGCCGGCAATCGCCTTGTTGACGGAGGCGATCGAACTGATGCCGTCCGAAACGGATCTCGTTGTTTTGCTCGCGGTGGCCGATTGCCGGGCGGGCCGGTTTGATCAGGCTGTCAAACTCATGATGCCATTTGATGTCTGGAGAGCTAAAAACGCGGACGCCCTGTTGACGCTGGGGACTGCCTATATGGGCCTGGGCGAAATTGGAAAGGCCCGTGACGCCATGGAGAAGGTGCTCGCGATCAAGCCGGATTCCGCCGAAGCCCATTATAATCTGGCCCAGATCTTGATCACCATTGCGCCCCCGGACATCACCCTTTCCCAGGAGCATTACCAGCGCGCCATTGAGCTGGGCTGTTCCGTGGACCTGGATTATGAGAATGCGTTGCGGACGGCCATGATTATCCAGAAAATGAAGAAAAAGCTCGGTGCGGATAAAAACCGGACGACCACGCGCGCCTCCAAATCGGATGTCGTCACTCCGGGGGCAAAGACCGGTACTCCTTGA
- a CDS encoding RluA family pseudouridine synthase produces the protein MKRHQPRGLVILHEDRDIIVVNKVAGLLTIATDDEQTRTAYHLLTDYVRKGCNKSRERIFIVHRLDRDTSGVLVFARTEEAKRTLQAKWDKTEKHYLAVVHGILDKKEGMITSYLAENAAFRVYSTQNPSQGLLSHTAYRVRQETRTFSLVDITLLTGRKNQIRVHFAEQGHPIVGDRKYGQENDPHRVLALHARSLAIDHPFSGKRLTFEAEVPEHFERLVGPGVLTVQNPPLRKKMRG, from the coding sequence ATGAAACGGCACCAGCCCAGAGGGCTTGTTATTCTACATGAAGACCGCGATATTATCGTGGTCAACAAAGTTGCAGGGTTGCTGACCATTGCCACCGATGATGAGCAGACGCGGACCGCGTATCACTTGCTGACCGACTATGTCCGCAAAGGGTGTAACAAATCGCGGGAGCGGATTTTTATTGTGCACCGGCTGGATCGCGATACCTCCGGAGTGCTGGTCTTTGCCCGAACGGAGGAAGCCAAACGCACCCTTCAGGCAAAATGGGACAAGACCGAAAAACATTATCTGGCCGTGGTTCATGGAATTCTGGACAAAAAGGAAGGAATGATTACCTCCTATCTGGCTGAAAATGCCGCGTTTCGCGTGTACTCCACCCAGAATCCGTCGCAGGGCCTGCTGTCGCACACCGCCTATCGGGTTCGCCAGGAAACCCGGACCTTCAGTTTAGTGGACATCACCCTGCTGACGGGGCGTAAGAATCAGATCCGCGTTCATTTCGCCGAGCAGGGGCATCCGATTGTGGGTGACCGGAAATACGGCCAGGAAAACGATCCCCATCGGGTATTGGCCCTGCATGCCAGATCGCTGGCCATTGACCATCCTTTCAGTGGAAAACGATTGACCTTTGAAGCCGAAGTGCCGGAGCATTTTGAGCGACTGGTCGGGCCCGGGGTTTTGACAGTGCAAAACCCTCCATTGAGGAAAAAAATGCGGGGATAG